GCCAATGAAGGTGAAAGAGCTGGAAGGCTTGTGGAGAGAGTGGGCGGCAACGCATGGCGTGTTCCCGAAGCCAAAGAAGGAATAACATATTGGGCGGCTGACTAAAAAGTAAAATGGAGGCGCTGAGAATTGCGTAAAAGCCATTTCGTCTTCATCACCCACCCGGGAGGGGGTACCCTTTTTAGTCAGCTCTTAATACAGTAGTAATGCCATCAATGCTCCTGTTAGTGTATTCAAAAAGTTCACGGCATTGTTCCCCATGATGCCCTTCCTTTCTAAGGTAGCGCCCAGTATTGAATCAATGATATTTCCGCCCACACCAGCTACCGTAATGATCCACAAACTCCGGTTCCACATATAGATCATAGCAATGATAAAGGCACCTGCGGCTCCTATGAGTGTACCCTCAATACTGATCACCCCATCCAATCCTTTTTCTTCTTTTTTGAATGTCAGGATATTAAAAGTTCGCTTTCCATATACCATCCCCAGCTCAGAAGATAAAGTATCTGCAAGTGCAGCTGCCAGTGAACCCGCAATCATTAGAGTATACAATTCAGTATGATTATAATCGATCATGGCAAAGACTGCTAATATCGCTGCTACACCTCCATTCGCAAATACCTGGAATGCATCTCTTTGCTCACCATGAGCTTTTCCTTTCAATGCACGACCATGCCGCGTGGCCAACACAGACAATACAAAGAATGTGAATAACTGTAACTCTCCTACATACCCCGCACCGGCAAAAATGAGCCAGCCCACTACAATAGCCGCCAGGGCTGCTGCCGGTGTCAGTTTCTTTGAAAGAATACACAGCAGCGCTACAATAGTGAGCGCAGAGAGTATAATTATGTTGTTAAATAATGATGGAAACAGCATAGCACACAAAGGTAGCGCATTCTTGTCGCTACCGGGGCTCCAGCTTAAATCCGGCAAATTTAATTTTGATGCAGCCTTTTTTTATGGCACAGAATTTACGGCAGAACTATTATGACAATTTTAGATAACCCTGTCTGGCATGCATTGCAGACAGTGCACCGCGCATTTGCACAAGGCTCGTCGACAGCACAACGTTACCAGGCCGGTGTTTTACAATTAATGGGTGCCGCAGATATGAAAGCTGCGCCATTCAATGAACTCAGCGACTGGTTGCAGGTGGGAGAGAAATTATATACGGTAGGAGATGTACCTGTGCTGCCTGCTAACTGGCAATATATAAAACAGTATGATTGCCTGCAGATGGTATGTGATACGAAAGCAAATGTGCCACAGCCTGACGTGGTTAAATTGGAAAATGCAAACCTGGCTGACATGTTGACATTGGTCAATCTTGTGCAACCCGGTTTTTTTTATGCGCAGACACCTTTGCTGGGTGATTATTTCGGCATTTTTCAGTCAGGCCGCCTGGTAGCCATGGCTGGTGAGCGTATGCGCATAGATGGGTACACAGAAGTAAGTGCCGTGGTCACACACCCTGACTTTACCGGCAGAGGTTATGCACAGCAACTGGTTGCACAGGTGGTGGCAAAAAACCTGGACAAAGGTGTATTACCTTTCCTCCATGTGAATGCGGCGAATGAGCGGGCGGTGAAGGTGTATGAAAAATTAGGATTCAGGACCCGGAGAGGGGTGGCTTTTAGCCAGTTTGAATTGATGTCAAAATGAAACTTCCCCGGTTTTGCTGATCTGAAAAAAGAACATTCAGTTATATACGATTTCCTTTGAAATGTGTAATTTTGGGTATGGCACAGTCAAATTATGAGTTACTGAGATTTGAGCAGATCGGCGGCGCTTTCCGGGTAGCCGCTACAGGAGAGAACAATTGCACCTTATCCTCCTACAACAGGCGTGATTTCTACAAGATCTCCCTGATCCTTTCGGGTGGAGGGGAGTTGTTTTACGCTAACAGGAACATCCGGTTTGACCAGCCCGCGCTGATCTTTACTAATCCCATGGTGCCTTATAGCTGGGCAGATAACCCGGAGGCAGAGGTAAGCGGCTATTTTTGTGTATTCACAGAATCCTTCTTACTGGAAGGTGGCAGGATGGAAAGCCTGAAAGATTCCGGTTTATTCAAACCGGGCGGGGATCCCCTTTATTTACTGAACCCTGTGCAAACAGCATACCTGAAAGGAATTTTCCTGCGCATGCGGGAGGAAATAGACAGTGAGTACATTTATAAACACGAATTGATCCGTAACCAGGTACAACTCATTATCCACGAGGCCATTAAGATGGAACCGGCAGTGGCCTATGCGGCGCCTAAAAATGCTGCCAGCAGGATCACCCAGTTGTTCCTGACCCTGCTGGAAAAGCAGTTCCCGGTAGATCCTCCCCAGTTCACCCTACAATTTAAGAAAGCAGGGGAGTATGCTGACCAGCTGGCAGTGCATGTAAATCACCTGAATGCTGCTGTGCAGGAGATAACGGGCAAATCGACCACCACCCATATTAATGAACGCATCCTGGCAGAGGCGAAGTCCTTGTTAAGGCATACAGATATGCCCGTGGCGGATATTGCCTTCAGCCTGGGATTTGAATACGCTTCCTATTTTAATAGTTTTTTCAGGAAGCATGCA
This window of the Chitinophaga sancti genome carries:
- a CDS encoding DUF92 domain-containing protein, with the translated sequence MPDLSWSPGSDKNALPLCAMLFPSLFNNIIILSALTIVALLCILSKKLTPAAALAAIVVGWLIFAGAGYVGELQLFTFFVLSVLATRHGRALKGKAHGEQRDAFQVFANGGVAAILAVFAMIDYNHTELYTLMIAGSLAAALADTLSSELGMVYGKRTFNILTFKKEEKGLDGVISIEGTLIGAAGAFIIAMIYMWNRSLWIITVAGVGGNIIDSILGATLERKGIMGNNAVNFLNTLTGALMALLLY
- a CDS encoding GNAT family N-acetyltransferase, which gives rise to MTILDNPVWHALQTVHRAFAQGSSTAQRYQAGVLQLMGAADMKAAPFNELSDWLQVGEKLYTVGDVPVLPANWQYIKQYDCLQMVCDTKANVPQPDVVKLENANLADMLTLVNLVQPGFFYAQTPLLGDYFGIFQSGRLVAMAGERMRIDGYTEVSAVVTHPDFTGRGYAQQLVAQVVAKNLDKGVLPFLHVNAANERAVKVYEKLGFRTRRGVAFSQFELMSK
- a CDS encoding helix-turn-helix domain-containing protein: MAQSNYELLRFEQIGGAFRVAATGENNCTLSSYNRRDFYKISLILSGGGELFYANRNIRFDQPALIFTNPMVPYSWADNPEAEVSGYFCVFTESFLLEGGRMESLKDSGLFKPGGDPLYLLNPVQTAYLKGIFLRMREEIDSEYIYKHELIRNQVQLIIHEAIKMEPAVAYAAPKNAASRITQLFLTLLEKQFPVDPPQFTLQFKKAGEYADQLAVHVNHLNAAVQEITGKSTTTHINERILAEAKSLLRHTDMPVADIAFSLGFEYASYFNSFFRKHAGITPLAARKEVKL